One Bradyrhizobium zhanjiangense DNA segment encodes these proteins:
- a CDS encoding glycosyltransferase family 2 protein, with product MTLGSDVSGMTTTAASAAAKGLSIVVPVYNEAAGLAALHQRICELAKTLRQRYRLACEVVYVDDGSADATLSIARSLPADAIGVQVVSLSRNFGKEAALMAGLDHARLGAVMFMDGDGQHPPALVEQLVQHWIEDGYDVVYTAKAHRDNEPFLRRLAVHGFYALINWGARQKIPEDAGDFRLLSPRAVAALRQLPERNRFFKGLASWIGFRQIRVDYEPAPRAHGVTTFNAARLLGLSIEGLTSFSVAPLRFASLLGAALAGIAFLFGLSILWEVFTTGKQVPGYPSLVVGLMTIGGVQLIMIGIVGEYIGKILSELKARPIYFVAEHSEKHFEADNADDASKRTAAE from the coding sequence ATGACGCTGGGCTCTGACGTTTCCGGCATGACGACCACAGCGGCCAGCGCCGCCGCGAAGGGGCTGTCGATTGTCGTCCCCGTCTACAACGAGGCGGCGGGCCTCGCCGCCCTGCATCAGAGGATTTGCGAGCTCGCGAAGACCTTGCGGCAGCGCTATCGCCTTGCTTGCGAGGTCGTCTATGTCGACGACGGCAGCGCGGATGCGACGCTGTCGATCGCCCGCAGCCTGCCGGCCGACGCGATCGGCGTCCAGGTGGTCTCGCTGTCGCGCAATTTCGGCAAAGAGGCGGCGCTGATGGCCGGCCTCGACCATGCGCGGCTCGGCGCCGTCATGTTCATGGACGGCGACGGCCAGCATCCGCCGGCCCTGGTCGAGCAGCTGGTGCAGCACTGGATCGAAGACGGCTACGACGTCGTCTATACCGCCAAGGCGCATCGCGACAACGAGCCTTTCCTGCGGCGGCTCGCCGTGCACGGCTTCTACGCGCTGATCAATTGGGGCGCACGGCAGAAGATTCCCGAGGACGCCGGTGACTTCCGCCTGCTCTCACCGCGCGCGGTCGCAGCGCTGAGGCAGCTGCCGGAGCGCAACCGCTTCTTCAAAGGACTGGCCAGCTGGATCGGCTTCCGCCAGATCCGCGTCGACTACGAACCGGCGCCGCGCGCCCATGGCGTCACCACCTTCAACGCCGCTCGCCTGCTCGGCCTGTCGATCGAGGGCCTGACCTCGTTCTCGGTGGCACCGCTGCGCTTCGCCAGCCTGCTCGGCGCGGCTCTTGCCGGTATCGCCTTCCTGTTCGGCCTCTCCATCCTCTGGGAGGTCTTCACGACCGGCAAGCAGGTGCCCGGCTATCCCTCGCTCGTGGTCGGCCTGATGACCATCGGCGGCGTGCAGCTCATCATGATCGGCATCGTCGGCGAATATATCGGCAAGATCCTCTCCGAGCTGAAGGCGCGCCCGATCTACTTCGTCGCCGAGCAC
- the hisG gene encoding ATP phosphoribosyltransferase produces MSAPFVLAVPSKGRLQENTEAFFARAGLKLSKAGGARDYRGTIAGLDNVEVAYLSASEIASQLSRGFAHLGVTGEDLVRENIADADKRVSLIEGLGFGYADVVVAVPQAWIDVRTMADLDDVTTGFREQHHMRMRVATKFINLTRAFFQSHGITDYRTVESAGATEGAPAAGSAELIVDITTTGATLAANGLRVLDDGVILRSQANLVASKEADWSPQARETARVILDHIAARARANKYREVRTRFRQCDAALLGEAHSRFGVEAPFGGPTSSGMLTLHCPPGQLYALASFLREHGAETVSVVSLDYVFDRENPLFAKLEAFLGR; encoded by the coding sequence ATGAGCGCGCCATTCGTTCTGGCCGTTCCCTCCAAGGGCCGCCTGCAGGAAAACACCGAAGCCTTCTTCGCCCGCGCCGGGCTCAAGCTGTCGAAGGCCGGCGGTGCCCGCGACTATCGCGGCACCATCGCGGGCCTCGACAATGTCGAGGTCGCCTATCTCTCGGCGAGCGAGATCGCCTCGCAACTGTCCCGCGGTTTCGCGCATCTCGGCGTCACCGGCGAAGACCTGGTGCGCGAGAACATCGCTGATGCCGACAAGCGCGTGTCGCTGATCGAGGGGCTCGGCTTCGGCTATGCCGATGTCGTCGTCGCGGTGCCGCAGGCGTGGATCGACGTCCGCACCATGGCCGACCTCGACGACGTCACCACCGGCTTTCGCGAGCAGCATCACATGCGGATGCGGGTCGCGACCAAGTTCATCAATCTGACCCGCGCCTTCTTCCAGAGCCACGGCATCACCGACTACCGCACCGTCGAAAGCGCCGGCGCGACCGAAGGCGCGCCCGCGGCCGGCAGCGCCGAGCTGATCGTCGACATCACCACGACCGGTGCAACGCTCGCCGCCAATGGCTTGCGGGTGCTCGACGACGGCGTGATCCTGCGCAGCCAGGCCAATCTGGTCGCCTCGAAGGAGGCCGACTGGTCGCCGCAGGCGCGCGAGACCGCGCGCGTCATCCTCGATCACATTGCGGCGCGGGCGCGGGCCAACAAATACCGCGAGGTCCGCACCCGCTTCCGGCAGTGCGACGCCGCCCTGCTCGGCGAGGCCCACAGCCGGTTCGGCGTGGAGGCCCCATTTGGCGGACCGACCTCGTCAGGCATGCTGACGCTGCACTGCCCCCCGGGGCAGCTCTATGCGCTGGCGAGCTTCCTGCGCGAGCATGGCGCCGAGACCGTCTCGGTGGTTTCGCTCGACTACGTGTTCGACCGGGAGAACCCGCTGTTCGCCAAGCTCGAAGCGTTCCTGGGGCGGTGA
- a CDS encoding ATP phosphoribosyltransferase regulatory subunit: protein MTATATSNAAGSAAWADTLLLSFAQAGYVRAEPAILQPAEPFLDLSGEDIRKSLYLTTDLTGEELCLRPDLTIPVARDYLASARAGQAAGFSYLGPVFRYRSGQASEFLQAGIESFGRQDRAAADAEMLALALEATAAFGVGDVEIRTGDVALFNALLDALDLYPVWRRRLVKDFNRKISLEQDLERLAAAATATRSEYEGVLAALAGSDRKAALAFVTDLMSIAGTTNVGGRTTAEIADRFLEQSTLKGGALPREAITVLKRFLSIAGNPDDAIAELRALTTDAKLDLTAAIDQLESRVGFMAARGIDVKLTRFSTAFGRGLDYYTGFEFELHHRGNGAEPLVAGGRYDGLMTQLGSAQPIPAVGFSVWVDALTKIGRKVGA, encoded by the coding sequence ATGACCGCGACTGCCACCTCAAATGCTGCCGGCTCCGCCGCCTGGGCGGACACGCTGCTCTTGTCGTTCGCGCAGGCGGGCTATGTCAGGGCCGAGCCCGCCATCCTGCAGCCGGCCGAGCCGTTCCTGGACCTCTCGGGCGAAGACATCCGCAAGAGCCTCTACCTGACCACGGACCTCACGGGCGAGGAGCTCTGCCTGCGCCCGGACCTGACCATTCCAGTGGCGCGCGATTACCTCGCCTCTGCCCGTGCCGGCCAGGCGGCCGGGTTCAGCTATCTCGGCCCGGTGTTCCGCTACCGCAGCGGCCAGGCCAGCGAATTCCTGCAAGCCGGCATCGAATCCTTCGGCCGTCAGGACCGCGCCGCGGCGGATGCCGAGATGCTGGCGCTGGCGCTGGAGGCGACCGCCGCCTTCGGAGTCGGCGACGTCGAGATCCGCACCGGCGACGTCGCGTTGTTCAACGCCCTGCTCGATGCGCTCGATCTCTATCCAGTCTGGCGCCGCCGGCTGGTCAAGGATTTCAACCGCAAGATCAGCCTGGAGCAGGATCTGGAGCGGCTGGCGGCCGCGGCCACCGCGACCCGCAGCGAATATGAGGGCGTGCTCGCCGCGCTGGCCGGCTCCGATCGCAAGGCAGCGCTCGCCTTCGTCACCGATTTGATGTCGATCGCCGGCACCACCAATGTCGGCGGCCGCACCACGGCCGAGATCGCCGACCGCTTCCTCGAGCAATCGACGCTGAAGGGTGGCGCGCTGCCGCGCGAGGCGATCACCGTGCTCAAACGCTTCCTGTCGATCGCAGGCAATCCCGACGATGCCATCGCAGAGCTGCGCGCACTGACCACCGATGCCAAGCTCGATCTCACGGCTGCGATCGACCAGCTCGAGAGCCGGGTCGGCTTCATGGCGGCGCGCGGCATCGACGTGAAGCTGACGCGCTTCTCGACCGCGTTCGGACGCGGGCTCGACTATTACACCGGCTTCGAGTTCGAATTGCATCACAGGGGTAATGGCGCCGAGCCGCTGGTCGCCGGCGGCCGCTATGATGGGCTGATGACCCAGCTCGGCTCAGCGCAGCCGATCCCTGCGGTCGGCTTCTCGGTCTGGGTGGACGCGCTGACCAAGATCGGCCGCAAGGTGGGAGCTTAA
- a CDS encoding 16S rRNA (uracil(1498)-N(3))-methyltransferase, whose product MPSHDFRAPRLFVDAPLAQDARVLLDRDQSNYLGNVLRLAAGAEVLAFNGSDGEWQAAIEGRKRPDGLVILQQTRPQDRLPDLAYIFAPLKHARLDYMVQKAIEMGAATLQPVLTRFTQASRVNTERMRANVVEAAEQCGILSIAAVAEPVPLERYLSQRAAGRLLIFCDEAAEVESPIQSLQNAREADQGIDVLIGPEGGFAAEERALLLRQPKILRLALGPRIMRADTAAVAALALVQAVLGDWGGKTG is encoded by the coding sequence ATGCCTTCCCACGATTTTCGCGCCCCTCGCCTGTTCGTCGACGCTCCCTTGGCCCAGGACGCCAGGGTCCTGCTCGACCGCGACCAGAGCAACTATCTTGGCAATGTGCTGCGGCTTGCCGCCGGGGCCGAGGTTTTGGCTTTCAACGGCAGCGACGGCGAGTGGCAAGCTGCCATCGAAGGCCGCAAGCGGCCGGACGGCCTCGTCATCCTCCAGCAGACCCGGCCCCAGGACCGACTGCCCGACCTCGCCTACATTTTCGCCCCGCTCAAACATGCCCGGCTCGACTACATGGTGCAGAAGGCCATCGAGATGGGCGCCGCCACGCTTCAGCCGGTCCTGACCCGGTTCACCCAGGCCTCCCGGGTCAACACCGAACGGATGCGCGCCAACGTCGTCGAAGCGGCCGAGCAATGCGGCATCCTCAGCATCGCCGCGGTGGCCGAGCCGGTGCCGCTGGAGCGGTACCTCAGCCAGCGCGCCGCGGGCCGGCTGCTGATCTTCTGCGATGAGGCGGCGGAGGTCGAAAGCCCCATTCAGAGCCTACAGAACGCGCGCGAGGCCGACCAAGGCATCGACGTGCTGATCGGCCCCGAAGGCGGCTTTGCCGCGGAGGAACGGGCACTGCTGCTGCGGCAGCCGAAGATCCTGCGGCTGGCGCTCGGCCCCCGGATCATGCGGGCCGACACCGCCGCGGTGGCGGCCCTGGCGCTGGTGCAGGCGGTGCTGGGCGATTGGGGCGGCAAGACTGGCTAG
- the ubiA gene encoding 4-hydroxybenzoate octaprenyltransferase — protein MSDTSARVADSTGNWVDTRAPQWARPYLRLSRFDRPIGSWLLLMPCWWSAALAAGIAHEVRGLPLTIILFFIGAFVMRGAGCTWNDITDRDLDDKVERTRSRPLPSGQVTTKQALVFMIAQALIGLLVLLQFNRFAVLTGIASLLIVAIYPFMKRITWWPQIVLGLAFSWGALMGFAVTFGRIDVTALVLYAGAISWVIGYDTIYAHQDAEDDALIGIKSTARLFGAHTHQALILFYGLAVMLIGVALASGDARWPAWLGLTAFAVHLAWQIVRLRIHDPELCLRLFKSNRDAGLLLFAGLLADAVMRAA, from the coding sequence ATGAGCGATACATCCGCCCGCGTTGCCGATTCCACTGGCAACTGGGTCGATACGCGCGCGCCGCAATGGGCGCGGCCTTATTTGCGCTTGTCCCGCTTCGACCGTCCGATCGGCTCCTGGCTGCTGTTGATGCCGTGCTGGTGGTCGGCGGCGCTCGCCGCCGGCATCGCGCACGAGGTCCGCGGCCTGCCGCTCACCATCATCCTGTTCTTCATCGGCGCCTTCGTGATGCGTGGGGCCGGTTGCACCTGGAACGACATCACCGACCGCGACCTCGATGACAAGGTCGAGCGCACCCGCTCGCGGCCGCTGCCATCAGGGCAGGTGACCACGAAGCAGGCGCTGGTCTTCATGATCGCACAGGCGCTGATCGGTCTCCTCGTGCTGTTGCAGTTCAACCGCTTCGCGGTCCTGACCGGCATCGCCTCGCTGTTGATCGTCGCGATCTATCCCTTCATGAAGCGCATCACCTGGTGGCCGCAGATCGTGCTTGGGCTGGCCTTCTCCTGGGGCGCCCTGATGGGGTTTGCCGTCACGTTCGGACGCATCGACGTCACCGCGCTCGTGCTCTATGCCGGCGCAATCTCCTGGGTGATCGGCTATGACACGATCTACGCGCATCAGGACGCCGAGGACGACGCGCTGATCGGCATCAAGTCCACCGCGCGCCTGTTCGGCGCGCACACGCATCAGGCGCTGATCCTGTTCTACGGGCTCGCGGTGATGCTGATCGGCGTCGCGCTGGCCTCCGGCGATGCGCGCTGGCCGGCCTGGCTCGGGCTTACGGCCTTCGCCGTGCATCTGGCGTGGCAGATCGTGCGGTTGAGAATCCACGATCCCGAGCTCTGCCTGCGCCTGTTCAAGTCGAACCGCGATGCAGGCTTGCTGCTGTTTGCGGGATTGCTCGCGGACGCGGTGATGCGGGCTGCGTAG
- a CDS encoding DUF6101 family protein, whose product MRRQTATSGVTPAGSSRSLRLDPLSLPVRFDAHDPRADGHVRQIELHRERVVLRRAVRGMQMAINVRVSDFTGVALRGNDEAQALILVHRDPSLSVPLLVGADGDELTEAWAIWSEIFALPQLDEDARKPAPRRRRTNAIRARRPKFLMRRRTGIARELSVHRGEREIIARN is encoded by the coding sequence GTGAGGCGTCAAACAGCAACAAGCGGGGTCACTCCCGCCGGGTCGAGCCGCTCCTTGCGGCTCGACCCTCTTTCCCTACCGGTTCGCTTCGATGCGCACGATCCGCGCGCCGACGGACATGTCAGGCAGATCGAGCTTCATCGTGAGCGTGTGGTGCTGCGTCGTGCCGTTCGCGGCATGCAAATGGCGATCAACGTCCGCGTCAGCGACTTCACCGGTGTCGCGCTCCGCGGCAACGACGAGGCGCAGGCCCTTATCCTCGTGCATCGCGATCCCTCGCTCTCCGTTCCGCTGCTGGTCGGCGCCGATGGCGACGAGCTCACTGAAGCCTGGGCGATCTGGAGCGAGATCTTTGCGCTGCCGCAGCTCGACGAAGACGCACGCAAACCCGCACCGCGTCGCCGCCGCACCAACGCGATCCGCGCCCGCCGCCCGAAATTTTTGATGCGCCGGCGCACCGGCATCGCACGCGAGCTTTCCGTCCATCGCGGCGAACGCGAGATCATCGCAAGGAATTAA
- a CDS encoding TldD/PmbA family protein — protein sequence MNSSPSASSTLSTSANRDLFDQSALSDLAQRLVEAAKRAGADAADAVAVRGVSQGVEVRDGRVEESERSEGDDVGLRVLVGQRQAVVSTNDVSGDAVTKLAERAVAMARVAPDDKYVGLADPALLARDFPDLDLLDSDVPTTSELERRALAAEAAALGVKGVTKSGGASASAGIGGMVLVTSTGFHGSYLRSSQGISATAISGEGTSMERDYDFTSAPHGADLLSPEAVGRSAGERTVARYNPRKVETCKVPVVLDPRVAGSLVGHLVGAINGASIARKTSFLKDKLGQQLFAKNIRIVDDPLRKRGLRSQTFDAEGVAVKKTALVDEGVLTTWLLDCATARELGLTTTGHAHRGVSSSPSPGPYNLHLEAGTPTPAELIADISQGFYVTDLIGSGVNGVTGDYSRGASGFWIENGEITYPVSEVTIAGHLFEIFKSMQPANNLEFRYGINAPTVRIEGLTLGGR from the coding sequence GTGAACTCTTCACCATCCGCAAGCTCGACGCTTTCGACCTCAGCCAATCGCGACCTGTTCGATCAGTCCGCGCTCTCCGATCTCGCGCAGCGACTGGTCGAGGCGGCCAAGCGCGCCGGCGCCGATGCGGCCGATGCGGTCGCAGTGCGTGGCGTCTCGCAGGGCGTCGAGGTGCGCGACGGCCGCGTCGAGGAATCCGAGCGGTCCGAGGGCGACGATGTCGGCCTGCGCGTTCTGGTCGGCCAGCGCCAGGCGGTGGTCTCGACCAACGACGTCAGTGGCGATGCCGTGACCAAGCTCGCCGAACGCGCGGTGGCGATGGCGCGTGTTGCGCCCGACGACAAATATGTCGGCCTCGCCGATCCCGCGCTGCTCGCGCGCGACTTCCCCGATCTCGACCTGCTCGATTCCGACGTGCCCACGACATCAGAGCTCGAGCGCCGCGCGCTTGCGGCCGAAGCTGCCGCGCTCGGCGTCAAGGGCGTGACCAAATCCGGCGGCGCCTCGGCTTCTGCCGGCATCGGCGGCATGGTGCTCGTCACCTCTACCGGCTTCCACGGCTCTTACTTGCGCTCCAGCCAGGGCATCTCCGCGACCGCCATATCGGGCGAAGGCACCAGCATGGAGCGCGACTACGACTTCACTTCGGCGCCGCACGGCGCCGATCTGCTGTCGCCGGAAGCCGTCGGCCGTTCCGCCGGCGAGCGCACCGTAGCGCGCTACAATCCGCGCAAGGTCGAGACCTGCAAGGTGCCCGTCGTGCTCGATCCGCGCGTTGCGGGCTCCCTGGTCGGCCATCTCGTCGGCGCCATCAACGGCGCCTCGATCGCGCGCAAGACCAGCTTTTTGAAGGACAAGCTCGGCCAGCAGCTGTTCGCGAAGAACATCCGCATCGTCGACGATCCCTTGCGCAAGCGCGGTCTGCGCTCGCAGACGTTTGATGCCGAAGGCGTCGCGGTGAAGAAGACCGCGCTCGTCGACGAGGGCGTGCTGACGACCTGGCTGCTCGACTGCGCCACCGCGCGCGAGCTCGGCCTCACCACCACCGGCCACGCCCATCGCGGCGTCTCCTCCTCGCCCTCGCCCGGGCCGTACAACCTGCATCTCGAAGCCGGAACGCCGACACCGGCCGAGCTGATCGCCGACATCAGCCAAGGCTTCTACGTCACCGACCTGATCGGCTCCGGCGTCAACGGCGTCACCGGCGATTACAGCCGCGGCGCCTCCGGCTTCTGGATCGAGAACGGCGAGATCACCTATCCCGTCAGCGAGGTGACGATCGCCGGCCATCTGTTCGAGATCTTCAAGTCGATGCAGCCGGCGAACAATCTCGAGTTCCGCTACGGCATCAATGCGCCGACGGTGCGCATCGAGGGTCTGACGCTTGGCGGACGTTGA
- a CDS encoding 3'(2'),5'-bisphosphate nucleotidase CysQ, with the protein MADVDAQSLDATILTRDAALLKDAVRDAGALAQSMFRTELKKWIKGVSSPVSEADIAVNDLLEARLRAARPDYGWLSEESADDAARLSRRLTWIVDPIDGTRNYLGGHDDWCVSVALVEDASPVLAAVFAPSRDEFFFAVRSEGTTLNGEPVQTTSGSELDFARVAGPKPLVERLKPSLGEIKLHPRIGSLALRLCRVAHGALDAAFAGGNSHDWDLAAADLIVQEADGKMSDLSGEPILYNRREVAHGVLVAAGRDRHAGIVAHFRNRPLA; encoded by the coding sequence TTGGCGGACGTTGACGCGCAATCCCTGGACGCGACCATCCTGACGCGCGATGCGGCGCTGCTGAAGGACGCGGTGCGGGACGCAGGCGCGCTGGCGCAATCGATGTTCCGCACCGAGCTGAAGAAGTGGATCAAGGGCGTATCCTCGCCGGTGTCCGAAGCCGATATCGCGGTCAACGATCTGCTCGAAGCGCGCTTGCGTGCTGCGAGGCCCGATTATGGCTGGCTGTCCGAGGAGAGCGCCGACGATGCGGCACGGCTGTCGCGGCGGCTGACCTGGATCGTCGATCCCATCGACGGCACGCGCAATTATCTGGGCGGCCATGACGATTGGTGCGTCAGCGTCGCGCTGGTCGAGGACGCCTCGCCGGTGCTTGCCGCGGTTTTCGCGCCGTCGCGCGATGAGTTCTTCTTCGCGGTCCGCAGCGAGGGCACGACGCTCAACGGCGAGCCGGTACAGACGACGTCCGGGTCCGAGCTCGACTTCGCACGCGTCGCCGGCCCGAAGCCGCTGGTCGAGCGGCTGAAGCCCTCGCTTGGCGAAATCAAGCTGCATCCGCGAATCGGCTCGCTCGCGCTGCGTCTGTGCCGGGTCGCCCACGGCGCGCTGGATGCGGCTTTTGCGGGCGGCAACAGCCATGATTGGGATCTTGCGGCGGCCGATTTGATCGTGCAGGAAGCGGATGGTAAGATGAGTGACCTCTCCGGAGAACCCATCCTCTATAACCGCCGGGAAGTGGCGCACGGGGTGCTGGTGGCAGCGGGACGCGATCGTCATGCGGGCATTGTCGCGCATTTTCGAAACCGCCCCTTAGCCTAA
- a CDS encoding DUF4170 domain-containing protein, with protein sequence MPDSAPQQLLHLVIGGELVDLEHNTFKNLDDVDIVGIYPNYATAHAAWRAKAQSTVDNAQMRYFIVHLHRLLDPNQEPAR encoded by the coding sequence ATGCCAGATAGTGCCCCGCAACAACTGCTTCACCTCGTCATCGGTGGCGAGCTCGTCGATCTCGAGCACAATACCTTCAAGAACCTCGACGACGTCGACATCGTCGGCATCTATCCGAACTATGCCACCGCGCACGCGGCTTGGCGGGCCAAGGCGCAGAGCACGGTCGACAACGCGCAAATGCGCTATTTCATCGTCCATCTCCACCGGCTGCTCGACCCCAATCAAGAACCGGCGCGTTGA
- a CDS encoding lysophospholipid acyltransferase family protein: MKKLLRNTLRSSWFQRAVGVLAAEYLRLVWWTNKFTFDPADVYDLVEPQIPAIFAFWHGQHFLTPFIKNKDWYQAKVLISRHRDGEFNAIAAERLGIGTIRGSGDHGGAFHRKGGVGAFKEMVRTLQDGCNVALTADVPKRSRVAGLGIIMLARESGRPIMPFAMATSRFIRLKNWDRTTINLPFGRGALVGIKEIHVPPDADAATMEALRLELEETLNEATRRAYAQLGRPGPEDV, encoded by the coding sequence TTGAAAAAACTGCTTCGCAATACGCTGCGAAGCAGCTGGTTTCAGCGTGCCGTCGGGGTCCTGGCGGCCGAATATCTGCGTCTGGTCTGGTGGACCAACAAGTTCACGTTCGATCCGGCTGACGTCTATGACCTCGTCGAGCCGCAGATCCCGGCGATCTTCGCCTTCTGGCATGGCCAGCATTTTCTCACCCCCTTCATCAAGAACAAGGACTGGTACCAGGCCAAGGTGCTGATCTCCCGTCATCGCGACGGCGAGTTCAATGCCATCGCCGCCGAACGGCTCGGCATCGGCACCATCCGCGGTTCCGGCGACCATGGCGGCGCCTTCCACCGCAAGGGCGGGGTCGGCGCTTTCAAGGAAATGGTGCGGACGCTCCAGGACGGTTGTAATGTCGCGCTGACCGCCGATGTCCCCAAACGCTCGCGCGTGGCCGGGCTCGGCATCATCATGCTGGCACGGGAATCGGGGCGGCCGATCATGCCTTTCGCAATGGCGACCAGCCGCTTCATCCGGCTCAAGAACTGGGACCGCACCACCATCAATTTGCCATTCGGGCGCGGCGCATTGGTCGGAATCAAGGAGATCCACGTTCCGCCGGATGCCGACGCAGCCACTATGGAAGCGCTGCGGCTGGAGTTGGAGGAGACGTTGAACGAGGCGACCCGCCGCGCCTATGCGCAACTCGGCCGCCCGGGACCGGAAGATGTCTGA
- a CDS encoding 3-deoxy-D-manno-octulosonic acid transferase has product MRNSAARDRKMSDPLPMTLRMYRRLASGLVPLAPALIKRRLKQGKEDPARVGERRGLSRDVRPHGPLVWIHGASVGEVLAAAALVERLRDLNLRILLTSGTVTSAAVVAKRFPPDVIHQYVPYDSPRYVARFLDHWKPSLALFIESDLWPNLILAGAARRVPMVLVNGRMSPRSFPRWRRMHGTISALLSRFDICLAQSQTDAERFATLGGRDVLTTGNLKLDVPAPPADPARLERLMAMTRGRPIIVAASTHPGEDEMLIAAHRSLAGFFPQLLTVIVPRHPDRAPSIAGLITASGLKPALRSREELPTATTDVYVADTMGELGLFYRLSPIVFMGGSLIHHGGQNPIEAIKLGAAIVHGPHVFNFTDVYEALDKSGGARQADTQEALVKQLGQLLADPTMRDKMQRAGSGVVEQLGGALDRTMTALEPYLLQLRIEMGAANA; this is encoded by the coding sequence ATGCGCAACTCGGCCGCCCGGGACCGGAAGATGTCTGACCCGCTGCCGATGACGCTGCGAATGTATCGCCGGCTGGCCTCCGGCCTGGTGCCGCTCGCGCCCGCGCTGATCAAGCGGCGATTGAAACAGGGCAAGGAGGATCCCGCGCGCGTCGGCGAGCGGCGGGGCTTGTCGCGGGACGTGCGGCCACATGGCCCGCTGGTCTGGATCCACGGCGCCAGCGTCGGCGAGGTTCTGGCCGCGGCGGCGCTGGTCGAACGGCTGCGCGATCTCAATCTGCGCATCCTGCTCACCTCCGGCACCGTCACCTCGGCGGCCGTGGTCGCGAAGCGCTTCCCGCCCGACGTCATCCATCAATACGTGCCGTATGATTCCCCGCGCTATGTCGCGCGCTTCCTCGACCATTGGAAGCCGTCGCTGGCGCTGTTCATCGAATCCGACCTGTGGCCGAACCTGATCCTCGCCGGTGCGGCGCGCCGGGTGCCGATGGTGCTGGTCAACGGGCGGATGTCGCCGCGTTCCTTCCCGCGCTGGCGGCGCATGCATGGCACCATCTCGGCGCTGTTGTCGCGCTTCGACATTTGTCTTGCACAATCGCAGACGGATGCTGAGCGTTTTGCCACGCTTGGCGGCCGCGACGTCCTCACGACGGGCAATCTCAAGCTCGACGTGCCGGCGCCGCCGGCCGATCCCGCCAGACTCGAACGGCTGATGGCTATGACGCGCGGGCGTCCCATCATCGTCGCGGCCTCGACCCATCCGGGCGAGGATGAGATGCTGATCGCGGCGCATCGCAGCCTCGCCGGTTTCTTCCCGCAACTCTTGACCGTGATCGTGCCGCGCCATCCGGATCGCGCCCCCTCGATCGCGGGCCTGATCACGGCCTCGGGCCTGAAGCCGGCGTTGCGCTCGCGCGAGGAACTGCCGACGGCGACGACCGACGTCTATGTTGCCGACACCATGGGCGAGCTCGGCCTGTTCTACCGCCTTTCGCCGATCGTCTTCATGGGCGGATCGCTGATCCATCACGGCGGCCAGAATCCGATCGAGGCGATCAAGCTCGGCGCCGCCATCGTCCACGGTCCGCACGTCTTCAATTTCACTGACGTCTACGAGGCGCTCGACAAAAGCGGCGGGGCGCGCCAGGCCGACACGCAGGAGGCGCTGGTCAAGCAGCTCGGCCAATTGCTGGCCGATCCGACCATGCGCGACAAGATGCAGCGCGCAGGCTCGGGCGTGGTCGAGCAGCTCGGCGGCGCGCTCGATCGCACCATGACCGCGCTCGAGCCCTATCTGTTGCAACTGCGGATCGAGATGGGGGCCGCCAATGCGTGA